The genomic window ATTGAACTATTTTTTTAGTATAAACTTTGATGAGGCAAATATTGAAGTTAAGTCAGTTTATGTAGATAGCTGAGAAAGATCTATATTGTATGTGTTGACAGAAAAATGAGTAGTAAGATACAATCTTCATAATATGATGGAATCGTTTGATTCTTAGAATCAATGTATTTTAAAATTTAAATCATAAAATAAAGTATATATGGATGTAAACTTAGATACTATATCTGCATGGGCTAAAAGAAAATGATTTGTTTATCCAGGAAGTGAGATTTATTGATGATTATCAAATGCATGGGATTTTGGTCCTTATTGAGTTCAACTAAAAAATAATATTAGAGACCTGTTTTGGAAAGAATTTGTGCAAAAAAGAACTGATGTGATTGGTTTGGATGCTCAAATAATAATGAATAGAACTGTTTGGCAAGCAAGTGGACACGAAAAATGATTTAACGATCCTTTGATGGATTGTAAAAAATGTAAAAACAGATTTAGGGCAGACAAACTTATAGAAGAATATATAGAAAAATCATGAGATACTGAATATCCAAATAATTGGGCTTGAGAATGAACTCCTTTGGAAGATTTGGAAGATTATATTTCTCAAAAACAAATTAAATGTCCAGAATGTGGAGCTTTAGATTATACTAACATTAGGAAATTTAACTTAATGTTTAAAACTCATCAGTGAGTTGTAGAATCAGATGAAAATATGCTTTACCTAAGACCTGAAACTTGTCAGTGAATTTTTGTAGATTACAAAAATATACTTAATACAACAAGGATGAGAGTACCTTTTTGAGTTGCTCAAATTGGTAAAGCTTTTAGAAATGAAATTACTCCAGGACAGTTTATATACAGACAAAGAGAGTTCGAACAAATGGAGATAGAATATTTTGTTCATCCTGATGAAGCAAAAGATTATTATCAACACTGGATGGATGAATCTTATAAACGATGGTGTGATATTCTACAAATTCCTAGAGAAAAAATGGAAGCAAGAAAACTTCCAGATGAAGAAGCAGCTCATTATGCTGATAGTACTCACGATTTTGAGTTTAAATTTCCTTGGGGATGGTGAGAAGTTCAGGCTCTAAACAATAGGACAAACTATGACCTCAAGAATCATCAAGAACATTCATGAGTGGATTTGCAATATTCCGATCCGAAAACATGAGAAAGATATATTCCTTATGTGATAGAAGTTAGTATGTGACTTAGTAGAACAACTTTTGTTGCTATGGCAAATGCTTATGATGAAGAAACTTATACAGACCCTAAATGAAACGAACAAAGTAGGGTAGTGGTAAGATTTCCTTTTGATTTGGCTCCTGTGAAATATGCAGTATTGCCTTTGATGGAAAAAAACGAAGATATGGTAAAAAAATGAAAAGAAGTTTTTGCTAAAATTTCTGATAAGTACCTTTGTGAATTTGATACAAGTGGTAATATATGAAAAAGATATCGTAGACAAGATGAGATAGGAACCCCATACTGTGTTACAATCGATCATCAAACATTAGAAGATGGTACAGTAACTATCAGAAATAGAGATGATATGACTCAACAAAGAGTTAAAATAGAAGATATTATATAACTTAATAAAAATTAAATGGAAATAATCTTGTTAATAGCTACTTTTTTTGTGGGTTTGCTTACCCTAATCGTTATGGATTATTTATGGCTTTGAAGAATCATACATGATTTCATAAGGCAACAGTTTTGAAGCCTAGTTGAAGTCAATAATGGTAGTATCAAAATCAACTTATTTTATTGACTAATCACATGGGCTGTTATCAGTATATGATGTCTTTTCTTTGCAACATTTAGATGAGAATCTTGACTAGAAGTTTTATTGTATTGAATGCTTTTTGGTTTTGTTTTGTATTTTACTTATGATTTTACATCATTAACTTTTATCAAAAACTATCCCTTGAAGTTTGCAGTAATTGATGTTGCATGGTGAACAGTTTTGTGCTGAGTTGTTTCACTAGTTTCTTTCTTATTTTATAGTTTTGTAATTTGACTATAAAAGATTTAATTTTTTATTGTATTTTATATGAAATGTATTCTGCAAGACGAAGAAATGTCTTTGATAAAAAAAGTTGAGCTTGAATGATCAAAAATATCTTGAGTTTCTAGTCTGGCTCAGTGAGTACCTTGGTATTGAGTTCCTGAACCTATCCAAGAATTTGTGATGGAAAAAATAAGAAAATGAGAAACAAACAGGTATAGCATCGTACCTTGAATTCCAGAACTTAGACAACAAGTTGCTTTGAGATACTACAAAAACAATTCTGTAGAAGTAGATTTTGAAAATGAAATAGTAATAACTGCTTGAGCTATACAAGCAATATCTTCTGTACTATTAACAATTCTAGAAAAAGATGAAGAAGTGATGCTCTTGGATCCTTGTTATGCATCTTATGATTGATGTATTAAACTTAGTAGGTGAAATCCAGTATATTCTTCACTTGATGAAAATCTAGATATTGATGTACAAGATGTTTTGAGCAAGATAAATTCAAAAACCAAAGCTATAATTATATCAAACCCAAATAATCCTACTTGATCTATCTTTACTATAGAAAAAATAAAGCAAATATTGGATGCTATAGATTGAAAAGATATTTATCTAATTTTGGATGAGGTGTATGATGAGTTCTTGTATGATGGGAATTTTTTTGAAAGTGGTATTAATTTGTACAAAAAATACAAAAAAAATCTAATACTGGTAAATAGTTGGTCAAAAACATTTGGTATGACATGACGAAGAGTTTGATATTTTTTGGCGGATAGTAATATAACAAAGGAAGTTTTGAAAGTACATGATTGATTAGTAACATGTGCACCTGTACATAGTCAATGGGCTGCATTAGCAAGTTTTGAAATATATGATCGGTGGATTTGAAAAGTAAGAAAAGAATTACAAAAAAGAAGAGATTATACTATTCAAGAAATGAATAAGCTTTCTTCTTATATTGAATTTTGAACTCCTAAGGCTGCTTATTTTTTGTTTCCAAGATTTAAGTATACCGAAAAAGATTATGAAGAATGTTTGAAAATTTTGCATGAATCAAAAGTAGCATTGGTACCTTGAAGTGGTTTTTGAAATAGGGGAAGAGGGCATTTTAGAATTTGTTTTTGAAGAGATTTTGATGATCTGAGTAGTTGAATAGAAAAACTTGGTAAATATTTTAACAAATAGTATATAATAATGATTTTGGGAATTGATCCTGGTGTTAGAAAATTGTGATACTCATTGATAGACAAAAATCTAAATATTAATGATGCTTGAATACTATTACTGGATCAGAAATGACCTCAAAGATTAGATCAGTTTACAAGAATACTGAAAATATATGAATTTTTTGAAGATATTGTTAATAATTATGAAATCAATAAGGTTTGAATAGAGAAATTATATTTCACAAAGTTTAATCAATCCAATGCAGAATTTGTGTATTGAATTAGATGAGCATTGATAAGTATGTTTATCAAAAAAGAAATCAAAATAATAGAATATACTCCTATCCAGTTGAAAAAATATATTACCTGAAACTCCAAAGCCAACAAAATATTGGTACAGCAAATAATAATGAAAATATATTGACTAGAAGAAATGCCTGAGTATGATGATGCAGCTGATGCATTGGGATTGGCTTATTTGGCTATGAGGCAAAATTAATATGTGGAATTAGTAGAATGATATTGAAAGCATCCTCTTCCCTTGGTTGGGAGAGTTTTTTTGATTGAAATAACGCAAGAAAAAAAGCTTGAAAATAAAAATTCTGTTATTAAAATTATTGATAATTTAGTTCTAAGAAACTGCAGATGAAGTTGGATATTAAATTTCAGTTTGAACAAACTCAGGAGTGGAGTTTTGATAGCTACAAATTACAGTGACTTTTTTTCAACCTAATGAGAGAAGATCCCAATAGGAGTTTTCATAACCTGCCTTTTGGGCTTTTTTGTTACTCAAATATTTTTCCTTTTGAGAAATGAAAAGATTATCAGCCCTGAGTAGACTATAATATTACTTTTTCTAGTATTGATCAGGATATTATCAATCAAGTGTATCAGGGAGTGTTAACTTACAAGCAACTAAACTTTGGTGATGATAATAAAATCCATATCAAAAATGCTTATGTGAAAAATCAGTCCCCACTGTATCCGTGAAAACAAATAAAGCTAGTAACACCCGTGGTTCTGAGTCTGGATGAACAGCTTATCAGAAGGTATGAAATACCTCAGAAGCCGGAGAGGAAAGGTAAACCTCTATACTGGAAAAAAGAAATGTGATTTGAGGTTTTTATCAAACAGCTCAATAAAAACATCCTCAAAAAATATGTATATCTTATCAAAAACAATTATGTTCCCAAATTAAATGATTTTGACCAAAAGCTTTTGGAAAAATTTGAGGATATAGAAGCTTTTGAGGAAATAGCAGACAGGAGTGATTTTTTTAAGTGATATAAGTTCAAGAGATGAGCTTTGGTGGATTTCAAATGAGGTAAAATTGCAGGTAGTTTGTGGGATTTTGTGGTTGGAGATGACAGGAATTTGAATAAAGCACTTAAATATGTTTCTGCTATATGAGTAGGAGAGAGGTGTACTGCAGGTTTTGGGTTTATTAAGTAAAATAAGTCATATGCTAAAAGAATTAAAGGATATAGGAGAGTATGTAAATACAATTAAATCACCTGTAGAAAGTTTCATAACTGTTCCTAGAGGAGATTTTTATATAATCAGTTTGAATTTTGATTGAGAAAAATTTGTATTTGAGTCCAATATAAAAGAGTGAGATATAAAAGATTTGATCTGAATGTGTTATAAACCCTGAAAATGAAGAGTTAAACCTATTTTTCCTAATTCTTATATAGGAGTGGACGAGAACTGAAAATTTGCTCAACTTAAAAAAGACGATTTAATATCTGTTATCTCTAAATTAAAAGAAGATCATAAATTTTTCCAAAATCTGGAAGAAAAATTTAGAAATACATCAATAGAAGAAGTTGAAAATTCCCAGTTGATAAAACAAAAAATTCAGGATCTTCCTTCAAAGGATCAAAATAAAAAGCCTACTACAAAAATTTTTACAATAAAAATCTCAAAGAATCTTATAAAAAGCTATTGATTAACACCATTAAGAACAGAAGAATTTGTATATTTAGGAGATATACAGGAATTTCAGGATATATTTGTAGCCAAAAATAAATGAGAAGGATCAGAAATTGTTTCTGGTTTTTGTCATGTTTGTGAAAAGACAAAAGATAATTTAATAGATTTTTATAAAAGTAAATGAGTTTGATTTCCTTATAAATTTTATAATCTGGATAAACCTTGATTTACTTATAATCTTGATCCCAAAAATGGGTATAAATCTTTTGGAGTTTGTCAGGAATGTTATGATAAGATCCAGTCTGGGTATTCTTATTTTAAAGAAAATTTACAAAAAAATATTTTAGGTGAGTATTGTTATATATTTCCATCTATTTTTTTTGAGAAAAACAACAAGGTTTTTGAAATAATAGAAAAATATGATAATAAAAACTTGTCTTCAATAGAAAGTAATATTAAAGATAGAATAAATGCAAATGCTACTTCTTCAAAAGGTTTAGATAGTATGGAACCTTTGTTTGTATACTGAGAATCTAGTGATCAAAAAGAAATATCAGAAGAAAAATTTGTAAAACTTAATATAATTTTTGGTCATATTGATCCTGCGAATTCAGATAGATTGCAAATTAATTATTTTTTGAGAGATATACTACCATCTAGGCTTGGAAAATATTATAAATCTAATATGTTTCTTTTGAAAAGAAGTAATAGTTATATGGATTATATGAAAAAGCTTCTTGGTGAAAAAAATATCAGTTGAAATCTATATGAAAAGATGCCAGAACTTCATCTTTATCCAAGTTATCAAAAAAATGAAAATATATGGAATCTTAAGAACTTTTTTGAAACAGAAGGTATACAGGAATATTATAAATTTCTTGATAAATATCTTCACAATAAAGGATATTTGTCTGATGATTTGTTTAAAATAATTTATAAAAAACTTTATAAAGATTATGTGGATAAATACCTAAATTCAAAAGATGGGAATCTTTTTTTTAGTATACTACAGGTGTATCTTGTCCATATTTACTTCCTAGAAAATAATCTTTTAGATACTAAACTACAGGAAATGAATACTATAAGTTTTGACACTCAAAATGAAAGACTGTTGAATTTGCAGGATTATTTTAATCAGTTTGAAATATTTAACAGTTATGATAAAATATATGCAAGTTTGATAGGATTGTATGTAAAGCTTTTGCTGGAAAAACAGCAAAATGAAATAGGGAGTAATCCATTCATTACCAGGATAAATTTTGAAGATTTGGATTATGATGGATTGTTAAAACTTCTGAATGAAACAAGAAGCAAATTTAACAAGTATGCAGAAAAAAAGTTTAATTATTATCCTTCTCTTTATTGATTGATATTACAAATAAGTATGAAAGGTTTGGATAAAAATTTATCCAGAGATGAAATAGTTTATTACTTTGGAATATGAATGGAAATATTACCAAAAATATACTTCCAGCAAGAAGAATCCAAAAAGGAAGCTCAAGAAGAATATAATTATATTTAGTTGATTATAAAATCAATAATGAATGATGAAGATAAAATAAATAAAGTTCTGGAGCAAAATCTTGACAAAGATAGATACTGTTGGTTTTTGTTTGGCTCCAGAGCAGAATGAACATATAATAAAAGATCTGATTATGATATAGGTGTCATAGGAGATCAGCCACTTGAGTTTAGAAGTTATCTCAAACTAAGAAGAGAACTTGACGAAAGTGTTGGCAAAAAGGTGGATTTGGTGGATTTTGCAAAAGTGGATAATCAATTCAAAAATTTAGCATTAAAACATATTCAGATATGGAACCAACCCAAAAATTTAATTATAAAGCAAAACAGTTAGAAAAAGCTTATAAAAGGCTTGAAGATGCTGTAAGTCAGGAAAGGAATGAATTTGTACAAGATAGTGTAATTCAAAGATATGAGTTTACATTTGAATTATTCTGGAAAGTAGGGAAGTTTTATCTTGAAATTCAGTGAATTCAGGTAAACTCTCCTAGAGCGGTAATGAAAAGTTTATATGAAATAGGGGTTATAGATGATGTAGATTTATTCCTTGATATGATGGAAGTTAGGAATCTAAGTTCTCATATATATGATGAAGAAAAGTCAAATGAGATTTATGATTTTATAACTAAAAATTATCAGCATTTGTACAATGCTTACAAAAATATGGAAATATAATATTTATATACTAAATCAAAAGAAATGGCTATAAACAACAGACACGAATTAGTATTTATCTATGATAGTAGATTTGCAAATCCAAATGGTGATCCTTTGGAGAACGATGAGCTTAGAATGATACATGATAAACTTTATGTTACAGATGTTAGATTGAAAAGAACTATTAGAGATTATTGGGATCAAATCTGAGAAAATGTTTTTGTAAAAGAAGAATTAAAAGACAATCAGGATGTTAAAAGTATAAAAGATAGGCTAAGCGATGAATGAATTAATGATAAAAAAGCTACGAAAGAAGATATTCAGAAGTTCAAAGAAAAGTTTGTTGATGTAAGAGCTTTTGGAAGTGCTATATTAACTAAAATTACCTGACCTGTACAATTTAATTTTGGTGAGAGTATGCACGATGTAGATCAGGTAAGAGTTCAATGAACTACAGTTTTTAGTTCGTGAGAAAGTAAAGGGCAAGGTACATTTACAGAAATGTTTGTTGTACCTTATAGTATTATAGCTTTTCATTGAATAGTTAATGAAAAAGCAAGTAGTTCAACTAATTTTGAAGAAGAAGATTTTAACTCATTAAAAAATTGACTTTGGGATGGTACCAAGAATTTGCTTACAAGAAGTAAATTTGAACAAATGCCAAGAATACTTGTAGATGTTAAATTCAAAGAGTGAGTTAATACTCATATATGAGAACTTGATAAGTATATAAAATTTGTGCCAAACAACAAAATAAGAGACTCCAAAGCACTTAATGATATTAGTAAATGATATTTTGAATTTGGAGAGTTTGTTGAGAGAGTAGAGGACTACAAAGATAAAATTGACTCTATAGACATAAAAATAGACAAAAGGGCTTCTATCCAAAATCTTGAATCCCAAGAAATAGATTTAAGAGTTGAAAAAGTATAAAAATGAATGTATTGGCCTTCAAAATATCAGGAAAGTTTGCTCATTTCCGTAGATTCTATACAACTACATCTCCTCTGACCTTCCAAATACCTCCCTTTACAGCTGTCAAAGGTATTTTGGGAGCAATTTTGGGATTGGAAAAAGATAGTAATAACGAGAGTATGAATACTGCAAAAATTTGAGTCAAACTAAACAATAGTGTTTCAAACAAGAAAATGTTTGGAATGAATTTTTTGGACACCAAAAGATGATCTGGTCATATCCAAGTAAGATTAGAAACAATTATAAACCCAAGTTATACAATATATATTGCTGATGAATGATTTGAATACTATCAAAAGCTAAAAAACAATCTTGAGCAAAACTACCGATATTATACTACTTATCTTGGTATTAGTGAGTTTATTGCCAATATCCAGTATATGTGAGAGCAAAATACTGTTTCTTTTGAGAACAAAGAAAATGTATATATAAATAGTTTGGTTCCCGAAGAGTATTTTGAAGAAGGTAAAAACATATCTTTGGAGGAGTGAGTGCCATTTGAGTTTGAAAAAGTTCCTTTCCAGATGGATAATCAAAGAAATGTATTGTCATTGAAAGAGTTTTTGTTTGTTCCAGATGGAACTGCTATCAAACTTAAAAAAGCTTCTTGTATTGATTTTAATGGAGAAAATATAATCTTATGTTAGATGATTTTATTCCAGATGGTTATATTGCACATCCTGGAGAGTCTCTATATGAACATTTATATTTTGTTGCCAAAGAAAATCAGAATATCTGAAAAAATTATTATATGGGAGAAAAAAAATTAGGTGATTTTTTTGCCTTGGTATGAATTCTTCACGATATTGGAAAATATACAAAAATATTTCAATATTATATCCAAAAGTACAATAAGAATAATATAGATTGAGAAGTTGCTTCATTGATACAAAATTATAAAGAACATAGTGTTTTTGGAGCTTTTTTTTATTTTTATATAATATGAAAAAATCTTCCAATAATACAGGAGCAATGATTTGATAGAGAGGAAGCAAAATTTCTGATGCTTGCCTGAATGTATGCTATATTAAAGCACCATTGAAATCTTGAAAATATTGTAAATGTTCAGGATACAGACTGGTTGGCTCAGAGATTGGATGTAATTAGAACTCAGCTGGAGTATATTGATTTTGATGCTACTACTAAAGAACTACATAGGTTGTTAAAAGATTTTGATATATATTTTGAGTTTGATTTTGAAGAGTTCAAAGATGTAGTTAATGCTGAATGATTCAAGCAACAGGTTTTGGGTATTTTTGATTCTGCTTATTCCAGAACCCAATCAGATGCTATGAAAATAAAATACCTAAAAATATTTTATTCTTCTTTGATATATGCTGACAAATACAAAACAATTTTTCAGAATTATAGTTTTTCTCCAAATATTATCAACAAACCTGATTTAGTTGAAAATTTCAAAAAAATCAAAAATCTTGATAATCCATCAGATGAACTAAATGTATTCAGAAATAATATTTATAGAGATGTTTCGGATTGACTTGAAAAAATAGATACTTACAACCATTTTTATACTCTAAATGCTCCAACTTGAGCTGGAAAAACTTTTAACTTGTTAAATATAGCTCTTAAATTACAATGAAAACTCTCTGATCAGGGAATAAGTGCAAAAATAATTTATTGACTTCCTTTTACTTCAATAATAGAGCAGGTCTATCAGGAAATTTATAATATTCTGAAAACTAATGGATATTCGCCAGATGAGGATAATTTATTATTGAAACACCACTATCTTGCTGAAGTTGATTTTGATGATGAAAACGAGAATTTGCTTGAAAATTATGACAAGAAAAAATTTATGATTAACTCTTGGGATGCAGGAATAGTAGTTACAACCTTTGTCCAGATTTTTCATACCATTTTTGGTAATAAAAACAAACAACTTATAAAATATCCTAACTTCCAAAACAGTATATTTATTCTGGATGAAATACAAACAACTCCATATTGTTATCGGTGAAATTTCAAAGAAATGTTTAGGATACTTGCTAAGTATATGAACTGCTATTTTGTTTTAAGTTCTGCTACTTTGCCAATGATTTTTGATAAGGATGAAGCTATTGAGCTTTTGCCCAATAATCAGAAATATTTTGATCAATTGGATAGAACAGGTGTTGATATAACCAATATGAACAACTTAATATGAATTCAGGAGTTTTGTGAACAGATAAGCAATTCTTTGGAAAACAATCCAGGCAAAAACCATCTTATTATACTTAATACTATAAAATCCAGCTTGAAGGTTTATAATAGCTTGAAAGATGAGTACAATGATGAAAATAATGAAATTATATATCTTTCTACAAATATAGTTCCTGCCCACAGGAAAGAAAGAATCAACAAAATAAAAAATATAAAAAATTCGGATAACAATAAAAGAGTTATTGTTGTTTGTACTCAATTAATAGAGGCATGAGTTGATATAGATATGGATATCTGATTCAGGGATATTGGACCAATAGATAGTATAGTACAAGCTCTTGGAAGAATAAATAGAAACTGAAAAAATTCTAGTAGGTGAGTTCTTTATCTTTATTCTCTGATAGATGAAGATAACAAAAAACAAGAAAAATTTGCAAAGTATATTTATGATTTTCTGAGTTTGCAGTTTACCAATCAGGTATTATCCTGAGACTGAATTATTTATGAAAAAGATTATAAAAAACTGTTTGATAATTATTTTGAGTTGATACAGCAAAATAAAGGTAAAGATATAGAAAATAAGTTGTTGGACAACTGGAATCACTTGGAATTTGAAGATATGAGCAGAAACTTTAATCTGATAGAAAAAAGCTACCAAACAGTTGATATCTTTGTTAACATTGATAATTATTCCAAGAATCTACTCAAGCAATTTGAGGATATATCAAATATTCCCAACAAATTTGAAAGAAAAAAGGAGTGGGATAAAATCAAACCGTATTTTTTGCAGTACATAATATCAGTTGATATAAGTAAAATACAAAATTTGTGATTTGCCAAAAGAGAACTAGAAAGGTGACTTATATATGAAAATCAGGATTTGATAAAGGAGTTTTATAATGAAGAAGTAGGTTTTGATGTTTCAAGTGCAAATGATGTAATGTTGGAGGATAACATTATTTAACTGTTAATTGGATATAATGAAATTTCAGATAACAGCTTCTTTGATAGCCCAGTATATGCACTGTCCAAGACAAGGCTGGCTTTTTTACAACAATCTGAAATCTGAGCATACTTCCGAAAAAGTAAAAATCTGAAAACATTATCACGAGCTAAGGTATGATGATCAAGATGAAAATGTAGAAGTAGAACTGGATGGGATAAAAATAGACAAATTAACCAAAGATTATGTAGAAGAATTTAAAAAGGCAAATACTGAATTTGAATGAGTAAAAATGCAGATTTTGTTTTATCTTTGGAAACTTAAACAAAAGTGAGTAAATAAAAAATGACTAATCAAATTCAAGGAAAACCAAGATAATATTCAGATAGAGTTGACCAAAGATAATGAAAAAGAATTATTAAATACTATACAAGATATAGAAAGTATTCTAAGTAGCGAAAAAATACCAGATAAGCTTATAAATAAGCAGTGAGGACCTCACAAAAAATGTAGATGATGCAGCTATTATGAATTTTGCTGGATTTAATTTTGACTATAAAAAATGGAAAATAAAAATCTTTATATAACTCAATCCTGACAGCTTAGCAGAAAAGATAATACCTTGTTTTTTCAGAATGAGTCTACTCAGAAAGTAATTCCAATAGCTAATATTGAACAGATTTTTTGTCTTTGAGAGGTTAGTATAAATTCAAAGTTATTAAATTTTCTTACCCAGAATATGATAACAGTTCACTTTTTTAATTATTATGGATATTATTCATGAAGTTATTATCCAAGAGAAAATTATGTAAGTGGTAAGCTTTTTGTGAATCAGGTAAACTATTATCAAAATACTTCCAGTAGATTAGAAATAGCATCCAATATAGTTGAATGAATATGAAACAATATGATAAGTTCATTGAGGCACTATCAGAGACATCACAAAAATGTAGAAAAATATATTCATAAAATTCAGGAAATGTTGGTAGGTATAAAATCCAAGAAGGATATCAATCAGGTATTATTTGTAGAATGAAGTTTGTGGGATGTTTATTATAATAGTTTCAAAGAGTTCCTGCCAGAAGAATTTGTTTTGAATAAAAGGGTAAAAAGACCACCTGATAATCCTATAAATGCCTTGATAAGCTTTTGAAATTCTGTGCTTTATACTTATGTACTAACA from Candidatus Absconditicoccus praedator includes these protein-coding regions:
- a CDS encoding nucleotidyltransferase family protein codes for the protein MNDEDKINKVLEQNLDKDRYCWFLFGSRAEGTYNKRSDYDIGVIGDQPLEFRSYLKLRRELDESVGKKVDLVDFAKVDNQFKNLALKHIQIWNQPKNLIIKQNS
- a CDS encoding glycine--tRNA ligase, which gives rise to MDVNLDTISAWAKRKGFVYPGSEIYGGLSNAWDFGPYGVQLKNNIRDLFWKEFVQKRTDVIGLDAQIIMNRTVWQASGHEKGFNDPLMDCKKCKNRFRADKLIEEYIEKSGDTEYPNNWAGEGTPLEDLEDYISQKQIKCPECGALDYTNIRKFNLMFKTHQGVVESDENMLYLRPETCQGIFVDYKNILNTTRMRVPFGVAQIGKAFRNEITPGQFIYRQREFEQMEIEYFVHPDEAKDYYQHWMDESYKRWCDILQIPREKMEARKLPDEEAAHYADSTHDFEFKFPWGWGEVQALNNRTNYDLKNHQEHSGVDLQYSDPKTGERYIPYVIEVSMGLSRTTFVAMANAYDEETYTDPKGNEQSRVVVRFPFDLAPVKYAVLPLMEKNEDMVKKGKEVFAKISDKYLCEFDTSGNIGKRYRRQDEIGTPYCVTIDHQTLEDGTVTIRNRDDMTQQRVKIEDII
- the cas7b gene encoding type I-B CRISPR-associated protein Cas7/Csh2 → MAINNRHELVFIYDSRFANPNGDPLENDELRMIHDKLYVTDVRLKRTIRDYWDQIGENVFVKEELKDNQDVKSIKDRLSDEGINDKKATKEDIQKFKEKFVDVRAFGSAILTKITGPVQFNFGESMHDVDQVRVQGTTVFSSGESKGQGTFTEMFVVPYSIIAFHGIVNEKASSSTNFEEEDFNSLKNGLWDGTKNLLTRSKFEQMPRILVDVKFKEGVNTHIGELDKYIKFVPNNKIRDSKALNDISKGYFEFGEFVERVEDYKDKIDSIDIKIDKRASIQNLESQEIDLRVEKV
- a CDS encoding CRISPR-associated endoribonuclease Cas6 encodes the protein MKLDIKFQFEQTQEWSFDSYKLQGLFFNLMREDPNRSFHNLPFGLFCYSNIFPFEKGKDYQPGVDYNITFSSIDQDIINQVYQGVLTYKQLNFGDDNKIHIKNAYVKNQSPLYPGKQIKLVTPVVLSLDEQLIRRYEIPQKPERKGKPLYWKKEMGFEVFIKQLNKNILKKYVYLIKNNYVPKLNDFDQKLLEKFEDIEAFEEIADRSDFFKGYKFKRGALVDFKGGKIAGSLWDFVVGDDRNLNKALKYVSAIGVGERCTAGFGFIK
- a CDS encoding HI0074 family nucleotidyltransferase substrate-binding subunit, which codes for MEPTQKFNYKAKQLEKAYKRLEDAVSQERNEFVQDSVIQRYEFTFELFWKVGKFYLEIQGIQVNSPRAVMKSLYEIGVIDDVDLFLDMMEVRNLSSHIYDEEKSNEIYDFITKNYQHLYNAYKNMEI
- a CDS encoding pyridoxal phosphate-dependent aminotransferase, which produces MKCILQDEEMSLIKKVELEGSKISGVSSLAQGVPWYGVPEPIQEFVMEKIRKGETNRYSIVPGIPELRQQVALRYYKNNSVEVDFENEIVITAGAIQAISSVLLTILEKDEEVMLLDPCYASYDGCIKLSRGNPVYSSLDENLDIDVQDVLSKINSKTKAIIISNPNNPTGSIFTIEKIKQILDAIDGKDIYLILDEVYDEFLYDGNFFESGINLYKKYKKNLILVNSWSKTFGMTGRRVGYFLADSNITKEVLKVHDGLVTCAPVHSQWAALASFEIYDRWIGKVRKELQKRRDYTIQEMNKLSSYIEFGTPKAAYFLFPRFKYTEKDYEECLKILHESKVALVPGSGFGNRGRGHFRICFGRDFDDLSSGIEKLGKYFNK
- a CDS encoding DUF2177 family protein, with translation MEIILLIATFFVGLLTLIVMDYLWLGRIIHDFIRQQFGSLVEVNNGSIKINLFYGLITWAVISIGCLFFATFRGESGLEVLLYGMLFGFVLYFTYDFTSLTFIKNYPLKFAVIDVAWGTVLCGVVSLVSFLFYSFVIGL
- a CDS encoding TM1802 family CRISPR-associated protein, with amino-acid sequence MLKELKDIGEYVNTIKSPVESFITVPRGDFYIISLNFDGEKFVFESNIKEGDIKDLIGMCYKPGKGRVKPIFPNSYIGVDENGKFAQLKKDDLISVISKLKEDHKFFQNLEEKFRNTSIEEVENSQLIKQKIQDLPSKDQNKKPTTKIFTIKISKNLIKSYGLTPLRTEEFVYLGDIQEFQDIFVAKNKGEGSEIVSGFCHVCEKTKDNLIDFYKSKGVGFPYKFYNLDKPGFTYNLDPKNGYKSFGVCQECYDKIQSGYSYFKENLQKNILGEYCYIFPSIFFEKNNKVFEIIEKYDNKNLSSIESNIKDRINANATSSKGLDSMEPLFVYGESSDQKEISEEKFVKLNIIFGHIDPANSDRLQINYFLRDILPSRLGKYYKSNMFLLKRSNSYMDYMKKLLGEKNISGNLYEKMPELHLYPSYQKNENIWNLKNFFETEGIQEYYKFLDKYLHNKGYLSDDLFKIIYKKLYKDYVDKYLNSKDGNLFFSILQVYLVHIYFLENNLLDTKLQEMNTISFDTQNERLLNLQDYFNQFEIFNSYDKIYASLIGLYVKLLLEKQQNEIGSNPFITRINFEDLDYDGLLKLLNETRSKFNKYAEKKFNYYPSLYGLILQISMKGLDKNLSRDEIVYYFGIGMEILPKIYFQQEESKKEAQEEYNYI
- a CDS encoding crossover junction endodeoxyribonuclease RuvC, whose protein sequence is MILGIDPGVRKLGYSLIDKNLNINDAGILLLDQKGPQRLDQFTRILKIYEFFEDIVNNYEINKVGIEKLYFTKFNQSNAEFVYGIRGALISMFIKKEIKIIEYTPIQLKKYITGNSKANKILVQQIIMKIYGLEEMPEYDDAADALGLAYLAMRQN